GCCCCCGGCTGTACGCGCGCCCGATCGCCTTCAACGTGCTCCCGCTCGCCGGCTCGGTCGTCGACGACGGCTCCGAGGAGACCGACGAGGAGCAGAAGCTCCGCAACGAGAGCCGCAAGATCCTCGGCATCCCCGGGCTGAAGGTGGCCGGGACGTGCGTGCGCGTGCCGGTGTACACGGGGCACTCGCTCCAGGTCAACGCCCGCTTCGCCGCGCCGCTCACCCCCGCGCGCGCCCGCGAGCTGCTCGCCACCGCGCCCGGCGTCGAGCTGTCCGACGTGCCCACCCCGCTGCAGGCGGCCGGCAAGGACCCGACGTTCGTGGGACGCATCCGCGCGGACGAGACGGTGGAGCACGGCCTGTCGTTCTTCTGCTCCAGCGACAACCTCCGCAAGGGTGCCGCGCTCAACGCCGTCCAGATCGCCGAGCTGGTCGCCAAGACACTCTGACAGCGTCCGCGCAGGGGTTACCACGATCCGGCGGCGGCGACGCGGGAACGGGAGTCAGCGCCAGCCGTCGTCGCGGCGGGGGCGAGGTCGGGGATCGCCCGGCGCGTAAAGGTCGGATGGCGGGAAGCCGTCCGCCCCGCGCCGGCGCTCGGTGCGCCCGTCGCGCTGGCTGGGCACCGGCCGGTCGCCGCGCGTGCGGTGCTCGGGCGCACGGCCGTCGCCGCCGCGCGGGCGGGTGTCCGGCCGGGTTGGGCGGTCGGTGGCGGGCGGCGGGTAGTAGTCGTCCGGCGCGCCGTAGCCGGTAGCCGGGCGCGGACCCGAGGGCGGGCGCGGTCCGCGGCGCGGTCCCGGCTCATGGGGCTGCGGGTCGACCGGGCGGTACACACCGTCCGAAACCTCCCCACGGCCCGGCGCGCGCCGGCGCTCCGTGGTCCGGCGGCCGTCCGCCCGCTGATCCCGGCTCGCGCCGCGACGCCCGTCCCGCGCCGCGCCGGCACCACGACCGGCGTCCGGCACATCGTCACGAACCGGCCGGCGACGACCATCCAGCGTGCCGTCGGAAGCGGGCCCACCACGACCAGCGTCCCGGCGGCCCTCCGGCGCGCCGTCGAAAGCAGGACCACCACGACCGGCGTCCCGGCGGCGGCCATCCGGCGTGCCGTCGAAAGCGGGCCTACCGCGAGCGGACGGCGGCGCGCTCGCACCGGGCCCACCGCGGGGGTCGAAGGGTGGGGCGGTGTCGTCGGGCGACCAGAGGCGTTCGTCCGTCGGGTGGCGGGGGCTGGGCGTGCGCCGCGGGGCGGGATGGTCGGCGGTGGGGCGGGCGCGCGGGGTGGCGGCGCGGCGTTCGGCGAGGGCGGCGCGGCGGGCGCGGACCACCGCGCGGCGGCGGGTCGTGGCCAGCAGGATGACCAGGGCGACGGCCGCGACGGCGACGGTCAGGCCGATCACCGCGGCCGGGGACGAGCCGGGCAGGCTGTCGGAGGGGCGGGCGGCGCCGTCGGCGGCGGGCTGGTCGGCGGGCGGGGTGGGCTTCACGTCCAGCTCGCCGGGCTCGACGAGCCTGCCGACCGAGGCGTCGGCCGGGAGGGCGAAGCCCCAGTCGAGCAGCTTCGCGGTCTGCTCGGAGGCGCGGATCGGCCGCGCCTCGGCGCCGAGCACGGCGGCGACCAGCGTACGGTTGCCGCGCTTGGCAGCCCCGACGAACGAGTGGCGGGCCAGCGTCGTGAAGCCACTCTTGCCGCCGAGCGCGCCGGGGTACTTCTGCAGCAGCCCGTTGTCGTTCTGGATCTGGAAGCCGCGCGGGTCCTTGGGCGGCTGCGGCGGGATCTTGGCGGTCCTCGTCGCCACGTACTTGCGGAAGTCGGGCAGCCCGAACGCCGCGCGGGCGATCAGCACCAGGTCGTACGCGCTGGTGAACTGGCCCGGCCCGTCGAGCCCGGACGGCGTGACCGCGTGGGTCTGGAGGGCGCCGAGGTGGCGGGCCTCGGCGTTCATCATCGCGACGCCGCCCGGCTGTCCCTTGTCGCCGCCGCCGACGCGGGCGAGCACGTTGGCCGCGTCGTTGCCGGAGTCGAAGAGCAGGCCGTACCAGAGGGTCTCGATCGGGTACTTGCCGCCCTCCAGCAGGCCCACCGCCGAGCTGCCCCGCTCGATCTTGAGGTCGTCGCGGGTCACCTGGACGACCTGCTTGGGGTCGAGCTTGGGGATCATCGTGGCGGCGAGCAGCACCTTCTGGACGCTCGCCGGCGTCTCGTACCCGTGCGGGTTGCACCCGCCCAGCACCTGCCCCGTGTCGAGGTCGGCGACGAGCCACGTGCTGGCGGTGAGCTTCGGCGGTGCGGCGGCGCCGTCGGGGATGGCGAGGCCGCTCGTGGCCAGCGCCTCGCCACCGACCTGCGCGTGCGCGGGGTCGAGCGCGGGCGCCTTCGGCTTCGGCGGGCGCTGCGGGGGCGGCGACAGCTTTTCGGTGGGACACGGCACGACGGGCGCGGCCGCGGCCGGCGCGGGCCCGAACACCACAACGGGTGCCGCCGCCAGCACCGAGCCCACCAATGCCGCCGCCAGACCCCGTCCGTTCATCGCGAACAGGCTAGCCAAACAGCCGAGCCGACGCATCCCCCAGCGAAAGCTGAGTCGTCAATCAGGCGAGGAGCGAGCGCAGCTCGGCGTCCAGGTCGACGTGACCCGCCTCGCTGCCGCGCGGCACGATCGCCAGCATGTCTGCCGCGAACCGGCACAGCGGCAGCCGCGGCAGGTCTATGCCGAGCACGTCGCGCCCATTGCGCAGCACGACGCTCACCACCGTGCCGCCGGGCTGGAGCCCGACCAGCACGTCGCCCTGCCCCGCCGTGCCGGTGAGGCCGGCGATCAGCAGGTCACGCGCAAACACCCAGCACGATGCGGCTGTGGCGTCGGCACTGACGATCAGATGGACCGCGTACGGATCGTCCGCCGCATAGCCGAGCCCGACGCTGACCCTGCCGTCCACCGTCGCCGAGTACGCATGGCCCTCCAGGAGCTGCCATGCCGAGCGCTTCGTCGCCAACCCATCCTCCTCGTCGAAGACCTTATATGTACGTTGGCAACCGCGCTTCGGTTGAATCCGAAAAGACACCTGGGTAAAGCACAGCGTGATCGGGGGCACACGCGGGGCGGATGATCGCACGGGCATGCCGGGCGAGGTGGCAGTCTTGGGGTCATGCGGACGCGCACGGATCTTGTCGAAGACCTCATGGGTAGGTTCCCGCACATCCCGCGGGAGGCGGTGCTCAAGGAAGATCTGCTCCGCGGGGGCATGGCCTTCGATGACTCGGTGCTCACCGACGGCGACGGCGGCGAGGTCAAGCCGAAGTCGTACTTCATCTTCTCCTTCGACCACCGCACCCTCCCCGAGCTTGGCGCGGCCGCACTGCGCCGCCCGCCGGAGGAGGTCGTGCTCACCGGCGGGCCGTACGGACTGCGTCGCACCGTCGTGTCCGTGCGGGTCAATCCCGACAGCCCGTACCGAGTGATGGCGGGTGACGACGGCGTGGCGCGCCTCCACCTCGACGGGCGGCCCATCGCGGACGTCGGGTTGCCTCCGATGCCGGACTACTACCGCCACACGCTGGCGAACGGCAAGTCGGTCATGGAGGTCGCGCCCACGATCCAGTGGGGCTACCTGATTTATCTGACGGTGTTCCGGGTGTGCCAGTACTTCGGCGCCAAGGAAGAGTGCCAGTACTGCGACATCAACCACAACTGGCGGCAGCACAAGGCGGCGGGGCGCCCCTACACGGGCGTCAAGCCGGTCGACGAGGTGCTCGAGGCGCTGGCGATCATCGACCGGTACGACACGGCCGGCACCTCGCACGCGTACACGCTCACCGGCGGCAGCGTGACGTCCAAGGTGGACGGCCTGGCGGAGGCCGACTTCTACGGGCGGTACGCGAAGGCGATCGAGGAGCGCTTCCCCGGCCGGTGGATCGGCAAGGTGGTGGCGCAGGCGCTGCCCCGGGCCGATGTGCAGCGCTTCCGCGACTACGGCGTGCAGATCTACCACCCCAACTACGAGGTGTGGGACAAGCGCCTCTTCGAGCTCTACTGCCCCGGCAAGGAGCGCTACGTGGGCCGCGAGGAGTGGCACCGCCGCATCCTCGAGTCGGCCGAGGTCTTCGGGCCGCGCAACGTGATCCCCAACTTCGTGGCCGGCATCGAGATGGCCGAGCCCTTCGGCTTCACGACCGTGGACGAGGCGATTGACTCCACGACGGAGGGCCTGCAGTACTTCATGTCCCGCGGCATCCTCCCCCGCTTCACCACGTGGTGTCCGGAACCGACCACGCCGCTCGGCCGCACAAACCCGCAGGGCGCGCCGTTGGAGTACCACATCCGGCTGCTGGAGGCGTACCGCGCGACGATGGAGGCCAACGGCCTTTCCAGCCCGCCGGGGTACGGCCCGCCCGG
The window above is part of the Phytohabitans houttuyneae genome. Proteins encoded here:
- a CDS encoding SsgA family sporulation/cell division regulator, encoding MATKRSAWQLLEGHAYSATVDGRVSVGLGYAADDPYAVHLIVSADATAASCWVFARDLLIAGLTGTAGQGDVLVGLQPGGTVVSVVLRNGRDVLGIDLPRLPLCRFAADMLAIVPRGSEAGHVDLDAELRSLLA
- a CDS encoding radical SAM protein — translated: MRTRTDLVEDLMGRFPHIPREAVLKEDLLRGGMAFDDSVLTDGDGGEVKPKSYFIFSFDHRTLPELGAAALRRPPEEVVLTGGPYGLRRTVVSVRVNPDSPYRVMAGDDGVARLHLDGRPIADVGLPPMPDYYRHTLANGKSVMEVAPTIQWGYLIYLTVFRVCQYFGAKEECQYCDINHNWRQHKAAGRPYTGVKPVDEVLEALAIIDRYDTAGTSHAYTLTGGSVTSKVDGLAEADFYGRYAKAIEERFPGRWIGKVVAQALPRADVQRFRDYGVQIYHPNYEVWDKRLFELYCPGKERYVGREEWHRRILESAEVFGPRNVIPNFVAGIEMAEPFGFTTVDEAIDSTTEGLQYFMSRGILPRFTTWCPEPTTPLGRTNPQGAPLEYHIRLLEAYRATMEANGLSSPPGYGPPGAGNAVFSVSSFMDTLPADAPVSA